A window from Blastocatellia bacterium encodes these proteins:
- a CDS encoding class I SAM-dependent methyltransferase, translating into MVGAQSDWLMTVTPRCPLCDSEDYAVQWRSGRRAYGVCRSCGLAFVQPFEQGAPDDVGEAAASVTKPSYLRMMSEQAHARAQAARRMAVRRLTVYQSLLGRKPARVCEIGAGDGAFAVAYEALGISYVGIDVNPRMVELAHSLQRHVICGCAETALTLGVTFDVIFFSQVLEHVLQPRAFLAVVRRALADDGLVHLDVPNHDGLSSWTRRLWPRRGEYGFLQPPHHQIAYTADTLAKLLRRTGLPPVWIRAVGNFHDTWGQLTVGPSLVGRLGLRLAGLVGMGSLLVALARKDAAWSA; encoded by the coding sequence ATGGTTGGCGCGCAGTCCGATTGGCTGATGACGGTCACACCGCGCTGCCCGCTGTGTGACTCCGAAGATTACGCTGTGCAGTGGCGCTCTGGCCGCCGCGCCTACGGTGTCTGTCGCTCGTGCGGGTTGGCGTTTGTTCAACCGTTTGAGCAGGGCGCGCCCGATGACGTGGGTGAGGCGGCTGCGTCCGTGACGAAGCCTTCATACTTGCGCATGATGAGCGAGCAGGCGCACGCTCGCGCTCAGGCGGCTCGCCGGATGGCCGTTCGGCGCTTGACGGTCTATCAATCGCTGTTGGGGCGAAAGCCAGCTCGCGTGTGCGAAATCGGCGCCGGCGATGGCGCGTTCGCCGTCGCTTATGAGGCGCTAGGAATTTCCTATGTGGGCATTGATGTTAATCCGCGCATGGTCGAGCTTGCTCACTCGCTACAGCGTCATGTGATTTGCGGTTGCGCTGAGACAGCATTGACGCTCGGCGTGACATTTGACGTGATTTTTTTCTCGCAAGTGCTCGAACATGTGTTGCAGCCGAGGGCGTTTCTGGCGGTGGTGCGACGCGCGCTGGCTGACGACGGACTTGTCCATCTGGACGTGCCCAATCATGATGGGTTGTCGTCGTGGACACGTCGGCTCTGGCCACGTCGTGGCGAGTACGGGTTTCTTCAGCCGCCTCATCATCAGATTGCCTACACGGCAGACACACTGGCCAAGCTGCTCCGCCGGACGGGGCTGCCGCCGGTGTGGATTCGCGCCGTAGGAAATTTCCACGACACCTGGGGGCAGCTCACCGTTGGCCCGTCGTTGGTGGGACGGTTGGGCTTGCGGCTGGCCGGCCTCGTCGGCATGGGCAGCCTGCTCGTCGCTCTTGCCAGGAAAGACGCAGCGTGGTCGGCTTGA
- a CDS encoding aminotransferase class I/II-fold pyridoxal phosphate-dependent enzyme produces MSQRIYLSPPHMGEAELALVKDAFASNWIAPLGPHVDAFEKEFAELIGVRHAAALCSGTAALHLALRLVQIEPGDEVICSTLTFVASASPIVYERGRPVFIDADAATWNMDPDLLAEELKHSARRGKRPRAVIVVDLYGQSADYDRIERVCAEYQIPLIEDAAEALGATYKGRMTGAFGRLAAFSFNGNKIITTSGGGMLVSDDGALIERARFLATQARDPAPHYQHSTIGYNYRMSNILAAIGRGQLKVLPDRIRARRRNFEYYRQALGDLPGIQFMPEAPYGRATRWLTCLTIDPSAFGATREDVRLALEAANIEARPVWKPLHMQPVFAQCRVRGGRVAETIFERGLCLPSGSTLTESDLERIVTLIRRQHGAHEVSE; encoded by the coding sequence GTGAGCCAGCGCATTTACCTATCACCGCCGCACATGGGCGAGGCGGAATTGGCCTTGGTCAAGGATGCCTTTGCGTCCAATTGGATCGCCCCGCTCGGGCCTCATGTGGACGCTTTCGAGAAGGAATTTGCTGAGCTGATCGGCGTTCGACATGCAGCCGCGCTTTGCTCAGGCACAGCCGCGTTGCACTTGGCGCTGCGGCTCGTGCAGATTGAGCCGGGCGATGAAGTTATCTGCTCGACGTTGACGTTTGTCGCCAGCGCCAGTCCGATTGTTTATGAAAGGGGACGTCCGGTCTTCATTGACGCCGACGCGGCCACGTGGAATATGGACCCTGATCTGTTGGCCGAAGAATTGAAACACAGCGCGAGGCGGGGCAAGCGACCACGCGCCGTGATTGTTGTGGACCTGTATGGTCAGAGCGCCGATTATGATCGAATCGAGCGCGTCTGCGCTGAGTACCAAATTCCACTCATCGAAGATGCCGCCGAGGCGCTGGGCGCAACCTATAAAGGCCGAATGACTGGCGCATTTGGTCGGCTAGCCGCATTTTCGTTCAATGGAAACAAGATCATCACTACGTCGGGCGGTGGCATGTTGGTCTCGGACGACGGAGCGTTGATCGAGCGGGCGCGATTTCTGGCCACGCAAGCCAGAGACCCAGCGCCTCACTATCAGCATTCAACCATCGGTTACAACTACCGCATGAGTAATATCCTGGCAGCCATCGGGCGCGGCCAACTAAAGGTGCTGCCTGATCGCATCCGCGCGCGCCGCCGCAATTTTGAATACTACCGACAGGCGCTCGGCGACTTGCCGGGGATTCAGTTCATGCCCGAAGCGCCCTACGGCCGTGCCACACGTTGGCTCACCTGTCTGACGATTGACCCGTCGGCGTTTGGCGCGACTCGAGAAGACGTTCGACTGGCGCTGGAAGCGGCCAATATCGAAGCGCGACCGGTGTGGAAGCCGTTGCACATGCAGCCGGTCTTTGCCCAGTGCCGCGTCAGAGGCGGTCGCGTGGCAGAGACTATTTTCGAGCGCGGCTTGTGCTTGCCCAGCGGGTCCACTCTGACTGAATCGGATTTGGAGAGGATTGTTACGCTCATCCGGCGGCAGCATGGCGCACATGAAGTGAGCGAGTGA
- a CDS encoding WbqC family protein, with translation MSKVVAIHQPQYLPYLGFFHKLRHADVFVILDNIQFQKNGLQNRNKIKTHHGWQWLTVPVLHRLGQAIRDVRIDQRQRWQKKHWNALVTNYSRAPYFHQYADGIRRLLEQEWERLSQLDVALIKWAMQALRITTPLLYASELNVSGQRTDLLVNVCRAVGADVYLSGPGGRRYMELDKFDAAGIRVLWQDVPSPVYQQLFPEAGFIADLSVVDVLFCCGAAARQWIESAGAPAAPSVAVGHEADEEKLAGVQLMGEL, from the coding sequence ATGAGCAAAGTTGTAGCCATTCATCAGCCGCAGTACTTGCCTTACTTGGGCTTCTTCCACAAGCTGCGCCACGCGGATGTGTTTGTCATCCTGGATAACATTCAGTTTCAAAAAAACGGGTTGCAAAATCGCAACAAGATCAAGACGCATCACGGGTGGCAATGGCTCACTGTGCCGGTGCTTCACCGGCTGGGGCAAGCCATCCGCGACGTTCGCATAGACCAGCGACAACGCTGGCAGAAAAAACACTGGAACGCGCTGGTGACGAACTATTCGCGGGCGCCTTATTTTCATCAGTATGCCGATGGAATCAGGCGACTGCTGGAACAGGAGTGGGAGCGCCTGAGCCAGTTGGATGTGGCGTTGATCAAGTGGGCGATGCAAGCGCTGCGGATCACGACGCCGCTGCTGTATGCCTCAGAGCTGAACGTCAGCGGGCAGCGCACCGACTTGCTCGTCAACGTGTGTCGCGCGGTCGGCGCCGATGTGTACTTGTCAGGGCCGGGCGGACGGCGTTACATGGAGTTGGACAAATTTGATGCAGCCGGCATTCGGGTTCTCTGGCAAGATGTGCCGTCGCCGGTCTACCAGCAGCTTTTTCCTGAAGCTGGTTTCATCGCTGATCTGTCTGTTGTGGATGTGTTGTTTTGTTGTGGAGCGGCAGCGCGACAATGGATTGAGTCAGCGGGTGCGCCTGCCGCGCCGTCCGTCGCCGTCGGTCACGAGGCTGACGAGGAGAAGCTGGCCGGTGTTCAACTGATGGGAGAACTCTGA
- a CDS encoding ATP-grasp domain-containing protein, whose amino-acid sequence MSMNIMFTSVGRRVELVRAFRRAYQALGLDGRIIGLDMDPLAPALQLVDRPYIVPRLDAPDYIPTLIGICRAERVNLIFPLIDPDIPLLARHKSALEATGARVVVVSEQAAEMAADKWRTVEFFQRLSIPTPRSWLPTDINPSAADYPLFIKPRGGSAAQHTYRVQNARELAFFVEYVPNPIIQEYLPGPEITNDVICDLDGEVMGVISRRRMEVRWGEVAKGVTLYDPEITHACVRIAHALSAIGPITIQCMMKDGVAHFTEINARWGGGAPLGIAAGADSPRWLLARAAGLAIEVPPLGAYQTGLFITRYDDAFYLTEAQREQMAGHRL is encoded by the coding sequence ATGAGCATGAACATCATGTTCACCAGCGTTGGCCGTCGCGTTGAATTGGTGCGCGCGTTCCGCCGCGCGTATCAAGCGTTGGGGTTGGATGGGCGGATCATCGGGTTGGATATGGACCCGCTGGCGCCTGCCTTGCAATTGGTGGATCGGCCTTACATCGTCCCACGCTTGGACGCGCCGGATTATATCCCTACATTGATCGGCATCTGTCGAGCCGAGCGGGTGAACTTGATTTTTCCATTGATTGATCCAGATATTCCGCTGCTGGCACGACACAAATCGGCGCTGGAAGCGACCGGCGCGCGTGTCGTTGTGGTCAGCGAGCAGGCCGCAGAGATGGCGGCTGACAAGTGGCGCACGGTCGAATTTTTTCAACGCTTATCTATACCGACGCCGCGATCGTGGCTACCGACCGACATCAATCCCTCTGCCGCCGACTATCCATTGTTCATCAAACCACGCGGGGGCAGCGCCGCGCAGCACACCTATCGTGTGCAGAATGCTCGTGAGCTGGCGTTCTTTGTGGAGTACGTGCCCAATCCGATTATTCAGGAATACTTGCCTGGGCCGGAGATTACTAACGATGTGATTTGCGACCTGGACGGAGAAGTGATGGGCGTTATCTCTCGCCGTCGGATGGAAGTGCGATGGGGCGAAGTGGCCAAGGGCGTGACACTCTATGATCCTGAGATCACGCACGCGTGTGTTCGTATTGCGCACGCATTGTCGGCTATCGGTCCGATCACCATTCAGTGCATGATGAAAGACGGTGTGGCGCACTTCACTGAGATCAACGCGCGGTGGGGCGGCGGAGCGCCGCTTGGCATAGCCGCCGGCGCTGATTCGCCGCGCTGGTTGTTGGCCCGCGCTGCCGGACTCGCGATCGAGGTTCCGCCGCTTGGCGCTTATCAAACCGGACTCTTTATCACGCGGTATGACGATGCGTTTTACCTGACGGAGGCTCAACGTGAACAGATGGCGGGCCATCGTCTTTGA
- a CDS encoding HAD family hydrolase, whose translation MNRWRAIVFDLDDTLYLERDYVMSGFRAVAAWAEPHLKIPREQGFDELKKLFEQGARGTTFDQWLSAHDLFDPGLVQRLVALYREHEPSIAPFDGVAPLLRSLHETCCLGLLTDGLVAVQRRKLAALGLAEHFDVVVFSDEWGRDAWKPSPIPFNIVLERLQASGREVVYVGDNPQKDFSGARRVGMTTVRVRHPEGLYAQMEPLSPDHAPDLEITHVAALKEICAPCPSARAKQGVEAPRSVMCCDEGS comes from the coding sequence GTGAACAGATGGCGGGCCATCGTCTTTGATTTGGACGATACGCTCTATTTGGAGCGCGACTACGTCATGAGCGGCTTCCGAGCGGTCGCCGCATGGGCTGAGCCGCACTTGAAGATTCCTCGTGAGCAGGGATTTGACGAATTGAAAAAATTGTTTGAGCAGGGCGCGCGCGGCACAACCTTTGATCAGTGGCTCAGCGCTCATGATCTGTTTGATCCCGGTCTCGTGCAGCGACTCGTCGCTCTCTACCGTGAGCATGAACCGAGCATTGCGCCGTTTGATGGTGTCGCGCCATTGCTGCGCTCGTTGCATGAAACGTGTTGTCTTGGTCTACTGACGGATGGTCTTGTGGCTGTGCAGCGACGGAAGCTGGCTGCATTGGGCCTGGCCGAGCATTTTGATGTCGTGGTGTTTTCCGACGAATGGGGCCGCGACGCATGGAAGCCAAGTCCTATTCCGTTCAACATCGTGTTGGAGCGCCTGCAAGCGTCTGGCCGAGAGGTCGTCTATGTTGGCGATAATCCGCAAAAGGATTTCAGCGGCGCCCGGCGCGTTGGCATGACCACGGTGCGCGTGCGCCATCCAGAGGGTCTCTATGCGCAGATGGAGCCGCTCTCGCCCGATCATGCCCCTGACCTGGAGATCACGCATGTGGCTGCGTTGAAGGAAATCTGCGCTCCATGTCCATCGGCGCGAGCTAAACAGGGGGTAGAAGCGCCCAGGAGCGTCATGTGTTGTGATGAAGGAAGCTGA
- a CDS encoding PIG-L family deacetylase → MTRILVIAPHPDDEVLGVGGTMARLVREGHDVYAAIVTRGDPSMFDAASVEQTREEARAAHKRLGIHETIFLEGLPAALLDTVPHARLNEALTELLNTVRPDYLFIPFAGDLHRDHRLVFESALVAARPTGSSLVQAIYAYETLSETNWFAPPLTPGFVPNSYVDISMVLDVKLDAMRAYQSQLKSFPHERSLEAVEALARCRGAAVGVPAAEAFVLVRRVVSVGGVGL, encoded by the coding sequence ATGACGCGAATCTTGGTGATTGCGCCACATCCGGATGATGAAGTGCTTGGCGTCGGTGGCACGATGGCGCGACTGGTGCGCGAAGGCCATGATGTCTATGCGGCCATCGTCACGCGCGGAGACCCTTCAATGTTCGACGCTGCATCGGTTGAGCAGACTCGTGAAGAAGCCCGCGCAGCTCACAAGCGGCTCGGCATCCACGAGACAATCTTTCTGGAAGGACTACCGGCGGCGTTGCTTGATACGGTTCCGCACGCCAGACTAAACGAAGCGCTCACGGAATTGCTCAATACCGTCAGGCCGGATTATCTGTTCATTCCATTTGCCGGCGATCTGCATCGGGATCATCGGCTCGTGTTTGAATCGGCGTTAGTAGCGGCTCGTCCCACGGGCTCGTCGCTGGTTCAGGCCATTTATGCTTACGAAACGCTATCTGAGACAAATTGGTTTGCGCCGCCGTTGACGCCCGGTTTCGTGCCAAATTCCTATGTAGACATCTCGATGGTTCTCGATGTCAAACTCGATGCCATGAGGGCCTATCAAAGTCAACTCAAATCGTTTCCGCATGAGCGTTCGCTGGAAGCGGTGGAGGCGCTGGCTCGATGTCGGGGCGCTGCTGTTGGGGTTCCGGCGGCGGAAGCGTTTGTGCTTGTTCGCCGCGTGGTGAGCGTCGGTGGCGTCGGTCTCTGA